One region of Exiguobacterium acetylicum genomic DNA includes:
- the uvrA gene encoding excinuclease ABC subunit UvrA, whose amino-acid sequence MGEKKNQIIIKGARVNNLQNIDVEIPRDQLVVLTGLSGSGKSSLAFDTIYAEGQRRYVESLSAYARQFLGQMDKPDVDTIEGLSPAISIDQKTTSKNPRSTVGTVTEIYDYLRLLYARIGKPICPNHGIEISSQTISQMVDQVMELPERTRLQILAPIVSGRKGTHVKVLDDLKKEGFVRVRVNGETMDLAEEITLEKNKKHSIEVVVDRVVVRPDVEARLADSLETALRLADGRVIVDTMDGNELLFSEHHACPICGFSIGELEPRMFSFNSPFGACTSCDGLGTKLEVDVDLVVPHPDKSLNEGAIVAWEPTSSQYYPQLLKAVCDHFKIDMDTPFEQLSEEHRETILNGNTKEEIHFRYENDFGMVRNTNLYFEGVLNNLQRRFKETSSDYIREQMEGYMAKKACPTCKGHRLKRESLAVKVSDHHIGEVTKMSVKQAVMFFDELPEKLSEKDQTISRMIVREIHERASFLENVGLDYLTISRAAGTLSGGEAQRIRLATQIGSRLTGVLYVLDEPSIGLHQRDNDRLINTLKAMRDLGNTLIVVEHDEDTMMAADYLIDIGPGAGDHGGFVTAAGKPEELMQDANSLTGQYLSGKKFIPVPSTRKEPDGRMLHIHKASENNLKNVDVDIPLGLFVAVTGVSGSGKSTLINEILYKTIAHEMNRAKEKPGAHKGITGLDQIDKVIDIDQSPIGRTPRSNPATYTGVFDDIRDVFASTNEAKLRGYKKGRFSFNIKGGRCEACRGDGIIKIEMHFLPDVYVPCEVCHGKRYNRETLEVKYKGKTIADVLEMTVEDALAFFENIPKITRKLQTIADVGLTYMRLGQPATELSGGEAQRVKLASELHKRSTGKTIYILDEPTTGLHVHDIARLLKVLQRLVDNGDTVLVIEHNLDVIKTADYLIDLGPEGGDGGGTIVAAGTPEHIAEVEASYTGRYLAPVLERDAARIES is encoded by the coding sequence TTGGGAGAAAAGAAGAATCAGATTATCATCAAAGGCGCTCGCGTCAATAATCTACAAAACATCGATGTCGAAATTCCCCGCGATCAGCTCGTCGTCTTGACGGGCTTGTCCGGGTCAGGGAAATCATCGCTTGCCTTCGATACGATTTACGCGGAAGGACAACGGCGTTATGTCGAAAGTTTATCTGCCTATGCCCGTCAGTTCCTCGGACAGATGGATAAACCGGATGTCGACACGATCGAAGGACTGAGTCCAGCAATTTCAATCGACCAGAAGACAACAAGTAAAAACCCACGTTCGACGGTCGGAACGGTCACAGAAATCTATGATTATTTGCGTCTATTGTACGCACGAATTGGTAAACCGATTTGTCCGAATCACGGAATCGAGATTTCGAGCCAGACGATCAGTCAGATGGTCGACCAAGTGATGGAGTTGCCGGAGCGGACGCGTCTGCAAATCCTCGCGCCAATCGTTTCCGGGCGAAAAGGAACGCACGTCAAAGTGCTTGACGATTTGAAGAAGGAAGGCTTCGTCCGCGTTCGTGTCAACGGAGAGACGATGGATCTCGCCGAAGAGATCACGCTTGAGAAAAACAAGAAACACTCGATCGAAGTCGTCGTCGACCGTGTCGTCGTGCGACCAGACGTCGAAGCCCGTCTTGCGGATTCACTGGAGACTGCACTTCGCCTCGCGGATGGTCGGGTCATCGTCGATACGATGGACGGCAACGAATTGTTGTTCAGTGAACATCATGCTTGTCCAATTTGTGGCTTCTCAATCGGTGAACTTGAACCACGGATGTTCTCGTTCAACTCACCATTTGGTGCTTGTACGTCATGTGACGGTCTCGGAACGAAGCTTGAGGTCGATGTCGATCTCGTCGTACCGCATCCCGATAAGTCATTGAACGAAGGGGCGATCGTAGCGTGGGAACCGACAAGTTCGCAGTATTATCCACAATTGCTTAAAGCGGTCTGTGATCACTTCAAGATCGATATGGATACACCGTTCGAACAATTGTCAGAAGAACACCGTGAAACGATCTTGAACGGAAACACGAAGGAAGAGATTCACTTCCGTTACGAGAACGATTTCGGGATGGTCCGAAATACGAACCTCTACTTCGAAGGGGTCCTCAACAACTTACAACGTCGCTTCAAGGAGACGTCGTCTGATTATATCCGGGAACAGATGGAAGGCTACATGGCGAAGAAAGCTTGTCCGACGTGTAAAGGACACCGCTTGAAACGGGAATCACTCGCCGTCAAAGTATCCGATCACCATATCGGTGAAGTGACGAAGATGTCTGTTAAACAAGCGGTCATGTTCTTCGACGAACTACCGGAGAAATTAAGTGAGAAGGATCAGACGATTTCGCGGATGATCGTCCGTGAGATTCACGAACGGGCGTCGTTCCTCGAGAACGTCGGTCTCGATTACCTGACGATCTCACGCGCAGCGGGGACATTGTCCGGTGGGGAAGCGCAACGGATTCGTCTTGCGACACAAATCGGTTCGCGTCTGACGGGCGTCCTCTACGTTCTCGATGAACCATCGATTGGCTTACACCAACGCGATAATGATCGCTTGATCAATACACTGAAGGCGATGCGTGACCTCGGCAATACGCTGATCGTCGTCGAGCACGATGAAGACACGATGATGGCAGCCGACTACTTGATCGATATCGGACCAGGAGCCGGCGATCACGGTGGATTCGTCACGGCAGCCGGGAAACCGGAGGAGTTGATGCAGGATGCGAACTCGCTGACGGGTCAATACTTGTCCGGGAAGAAGTTCATTCCTGTTCCGTCGACACGCAAAGAGCCAGACGGTCGGATGCTTCATATCCACAAAGCATCGGAAAACAACTTGAAGAACGTCGATGTCGATATTCCGCTGGGTCTGTTCGTCGCCGTCACTGGTGTCTCGGGCTCCGGGAAATCGACGTTGATCAATGAAATTCTCTATAAGACGATCGCGCACGAGATGAACCGGGCGAAGGAAAAACCGGGTGCTCATAAAGGGATCACGGGTCTTGATCAAATCGATAAGGTCATCGATATCGATCAGTCACCAATCGGTCGGACACCGCGTTCGAACCCTGCAACGTATACGGGTGTCTTCGATGACATTCGTGACGTCTTTGCTTCGACGAACGAAGCGAAACTCCGCGGTTACAAAAAAGGACGCTTCAGTTTCAACATCAAAGGTGGACGCTGTGAAGCGTGTCGTGGCGACGGGATCATCAAGATTGAGATGCACTTCTTACCGGACGTCTATGTTCCGTGTGAAGTCTGTCACGGGAAACGCTACAACCGCGAAACACTTGAAGTGAAATATAAAGGCAAAACGATTGCCGACGTACTTGAGATGACAGTCGAAGATGCCCTCGCCTTCTTTGAGAACATTCCGAAAATCACGCGGAAACTGCAGACGATCGCTGACGTCGGTCTGACGTACATGCGTCTCGGTCAACCCGCGACGGAACTGTCCGGTGGGGAAGCGCAGCGCGTTAAATTGGCATCCGAGCTGCATAAACGTTCGACTGGGAAGACGATCTATATCCTCGATGAGCCGACGACAGGACTCCACGTTCACGATATCGCGCGTCTCCTGAAAGTGTTGCAACGTCTTGTCGACAATGGTGATACGGTGCTCGTCATCGAACACAACTTGGACGTCATCAAGACGGCAGACTACTTGATTGATCTCGGACCTGAAGGGGGCGACGGTGGTGGAACGATCGTTGCTGCCGGTACACCGGAACACATCGCTGAAGTTGAAGCATCTTATACGGGACGATACCTCGCACCTGTCCTTGAACGCGACGCGGCACGAATTGAATCGTGA
- the uvrB gene encoding excinuclease ABC subunit UvrB, whose translation MDFELVSPFEPGGDQPTAIEKLVTGLKQGERHQTLLGATGTGKTFTVSNVIKEIKKPTLVLAHNKTLAGQLYSEFKEFFPNNAVEYFVSFYDYYQPEAYVPSTDTFIEKDSSINDEIDKLRHSATSALFEREDVLIVASVSCIYGLGNPEEYNNHVLSLRVGNEMGRNEMLRRLIDIQYERNDIDFQRGRFRVRGDVVEIFPASRDEQCVRVEFFGDEIERIRDMDPLTGEIVADREHISIFPASHFVTGDTRLQKAIANIEKELEVQLAKLREDNQLLEAQRLEQRTNYDLEMMREMGYCSGIENYSRHLNLMPEGATPYTLLDYFPKDFLLVADESHVTLPQIRGMYNGDQARKQVLVDHGFRLPSAKDNRPLRFEEFEEKVSQAIYISATPGPYELEHSKEMVEQIIRPTGLVDPTIEIHPITGQIDYLMDNIRDRVAKNERVLVTTLTKKMAEDLTDYLKENGVKVNYMHSEIKTLERIEIIRDLRLGKYDVLVGINLLREGLDIPEVSLVTILDADKEGFLRSDRSLIQTIGRAARNSEGHVILFADKVTDSMQRAIDETERRRAIQMAFNEEHGITPQTIKKDVRGVISTTIESDDTVEKLEKFNKLKKPERETLLEQLDQEMRQAAKDMQFERAAELRDLILELKAGA comes from the coding sequence ATGGATTTTGAACTCGTTTCACCATTTGAGCCAGGCGGTGATCAGCCGACGGCAATCGAAAAATTGGTGACTGGGCTAAAACAAGGCGAACGACATCAGACGTTGCTTGGGGCGACTGGTACCGGGAAGACGTTCACGGTCTCGAACGTCATCAAGGAAATCAAGAAACCGACGCTCGTCCTTGCCCACAACAAAACACTAGCGGGGCAACTCTACTCGGAGTTCAAGGAATTCTTCCCGAACAATGCGGTCGAATACTTCGTTAGTTTTTATGATTATTATCAACCGGAAGCGTATGTGCCGTCGACGGATACGTTCATTGAGAAGGACTCTTCGATCAACGATGAGATTGATAAACTACGTCACTCGGCGACGTCCGCCCTGTTCGAACGGGAGGACGTCTTGATCGTTGCTTCTGTCTCGTGTATCTATGGTCTCGGTAACCCGGAAGAGTACAATAACCACGTCTTGTCCCTGCGTGTCGGCAATGAGATGGGGCGTAACGAGATGCTCCGTCGTCTGATCGACATTCAGTATGAGCGTAACGACATCGACTTCCAGCGCGGACGGTTCCGCGTCCGCGGAGACGTCGTCGAAATCTTCCCGGCGTCACGCGACGAACAGTGTGTCCGGGTCGAGTTCTTCGGTGACGAGATCGAACGGATCCGTGACATGGATCCGCTGACAGGTGAGATCGTTGCGGACCGCGAGCACATCTCAATCTTCCCGGCGTCCCACTTCGTGACGGGGGATACCCGTCTGCAGAAAGCGATTGCGAACATCGAGAAGGAACTAGAGGTCCAGCTTGCGAAGTTACGTGAAGACAATCAGTTGCTTGAAGCGCAACGGCTCGAACAACGGACGAACTATGATCTTGAGATGATGCGTGAGATGGGCTATTGTTCCGGAATCGAGAATTACTCGCGTCACTTGAACTTGATGCCGGAAGGGGCAACACCGTATACGTTGCTCGACTACTTCCCGAAGGACTTCTTACTCGTTGCCGATGAGTCACACGTCACGCTGCCACAAATTCGCGGTATGTATAACGGGGACCAGGCACGGAAACAAGTCCTCGTCGACCACGGTTTCCGTCTCCCGTCGGCAAAAGACAACCGTCCGTTACGGTTCGAGGAGTTTGAGGAAAAAGTCAGTCAGGCGATCTATATCTCGGCGACACCAGGACCGTATGAACTCGAACATTCAAAAGAGATGGTCGAGCAAATCATCCGTCCGACCGGTCTCGTTGATCCGACGATCGAGATTCATCCGATCACGGGACAAATCGATTACTTGATGGATAACATCCGTGACCGAGTAGCGAAGAACGAACGTGTTCTCGTGACGACACTGACGAAGAAGATGGCAGAAGACTTGACCGACTACTTGAAAGAGAATGGTGTCAAGGTCAACTACATGCACTCGGAGATTAAGACGCTGGAACGGATTGAAATCATCCGTGACTTACGACTCGGGAAATACGATGTCCTCGTCGGGATCAACTTGTTACGAGAAGGACTCGATATTCCGGAAGTCTCACTCGTGACGATTCTTGATGCCGATAAGGAAGGGTTCCTCCGGTCGGATCGTTCGCTGATTCAAACAATTGGTCGGGCGGCGCGGAACTCGGAAGGACACGTCATCTTGTTTGCTGATAAAGTCACCGATTCGATGCAACGCGCAATCGATGAGACGGAACGCCGTCGCGCAATCCAGATGGCGTTCAACGAAGAACATGGCATCACGCCTCAGACGATCAAAAAAGACGTTCGTGGTGTCATCAGTACGACGATCGAGAGCGACGATACTGTCGAAAAACTCGAGAAGTTCAACAAACTCAAAAAACCGGAGCGCGAAACGTTGCTTGAGCAGCTCGACCAAGAGATGCGTCAAGCGGCGAAAGACATGCAGTTCGAACGAGCTGCTGAGCTCCGCGACCTCATATTAGAATTGAAAGCAGGTGCCTAA
- a CDS encoding PDZ domain-containing protein — protein sequence MRVELLDEIGWTAISLIASPTLWLALLVSWVIGIRRVKRERGLFRSRTHGKRSDVLETLLPGLLIGLVLSVASGWLVLTLTPQYALLLLGLSSVLLLVGIVRLNVPLWPIVLLGLAGWFLMDSRLDPVRAVEPKMILLLATLTLVAECLLVWWRGQRRLSPSLVVSKRGRFIGGLSANKLWLLPLLVFVPGDVLEAWWPRYSFPELVPIVLWLPIGFSFLFTGKLPKELMRPLVQGRLITSLVAILLTVLAYVTGQAEWLYGIVLLLVLHIVLHQRVKRLNRAQTPLFLNGTRGAVILGTLPDKPAAEMGLIPGEAIYKVNGEKVDSEASFYEAIQKHKPYLRLEVMNHNGDIRFAQRAFYEQDHHELGILFVNEPVHGRTKVRSLH from the coding sequence ATGCGCGTGGAATTACTCGATGAAATTGGTTGGACCGCGATTAGTCTCATCGCCAGTCCGACCTTGTGGTTAGCACTCCTTGTCAGTTGGGTCATCGGCATCCGGCGTGTCAAACGGGAACGCGGATTGTTCCGCTCCCGGACACACGGTAAACGAAGCGATGTCCTCGAAACACTTTTACCCGGGTTACTAATTGGTCTCGTCTTATCCGTCGCCAGTGGCTGGCTCGTATTGACGCTGACGCCGCAATACGCTCTGTTGTTACTCGGGCTCTCGAGCGTCTTGTTGTTGGTCGGGATCGTTCGCTTGAACGTACCGCTTTGGCCGATCGTCTTGCTTGGACTTGCCGGCTGGTTCCTAATGGATTCACGTCTTGATCCGGTTCGAGCGGTTGAGCCGAAAATGATTTTATTGCTTGCGACGTTAACGCTTGTCGCGGAATGTCTCCTCGTCTGGTGGCGCGGGCAACGACGCCTGTCACCGTCACTCGTCGTTTCGAAGCGTGGTCGCTTCATCGGTGGGCTGTCAGCGAATAAACTTTGGCTATTGCCTTTGCTCGTCTTTGTTCCGGGTGACGTGCTTGAAGCCTGGTGGCCACGTTACAGCTTCCCAGAGCTCGTTCCGATCGTGCTTTGGTTACCAATCGGCTTCAGCTTCCTCTTTACGGGTAAGTTGCCGAAAGAATTGATGCGTCCGCTCGTTCAAGGACGTTTGATCACGAGTCTCGTCGCGATTCTATTGACGGTTCTTGCATACGTCACCGGACAAGCTGAATGGCTGTACGGAATCGTCTTGTTGCTCGTCCTGCATATTGTGTTGCATCAGCGGGTCAAACGCTTGAACCGGGCACAGACACCATTGTTCCTCAATGGAACGCGTGGTGCCGTCATTCTTGGAACGCTACCTGATAAACCAGCTGCCGAGATGGGCTTGATTCCGGGTGAAGCGATCTATAAGGTCAATGGTGAGAAGGTCGATTCGGAAGCATCGTTCTACGAAGCCATCCAAAAACACAAACCGTATCTGCGTCTTGAAGTCATGAACCATAACGGTGACATCCGGTTTGCGCAACGTGCCTTCTATGAACAAGATCATCATGAACTTGGTATCCTGTTCGTCAACGAGCCGGTCCATGGTCGCACTAAAGTGCGGTCTTTGCATTAA
- a CDS encoding S41 family peptidase produces MKKSTTAVIAVSTFGLGLGAGAVGMLAAGGTDSVSTSSSSANATGDWKKVDQVRQMIEQNYLEDVTDKELLDGALSGMAEVLDDPYSVYMDESETASFNTNLSSSFEGIGATLEQKGESIVIVSPIKGSPAEKAGIKPGDVILEIDGKSTKGQKTDQAVKKIRGEKGTNVVLTIQRSGQDAMDITIKRDTIPIETVYTSTEDVNGKKIGVLQVTQFSEPTAKEFEKGLAKLESQNIDGLVIDVRGNPGGLLTAVSSMIAPFIPKDVPIYQVENNKGERQQEFGKADEKKPYNIVVLEDGGSASASEILAAGLKEGAGAEVVGTKSFGKGIVQSAYDLKDGSDLKLTTNKWLTPDGNWIHKKGVKPTIEVKQPAYFNVTKILTDQKSLAVGDYGKSVENAHLVLEAIGYEPKGQDGYFGDTMKQAVEALQKDAKLDVTGKIDQQTAGEMETRLLKKLEDDKNDVQRKKALEVAAQ; encoded by the coding sequence GTGAAAAAATCTACAACAGCAGTCATCGCGGTCAGTACCTTCGGGCTTGGTTTAGGGGCAGGCGCCGTCGGGATGTTAGCGGCTGGCGGAACGGATTCTGTCTCGACGTCATCGTCGTCGGCGAATGCGACGGGTGATTGGAAAAAAGTTGATCAGGTCCGTCAAATGATCGAACAGAACTATCTAGAGGACGTAACGGATAAAGAACTGCTGGACGGTGCGTTGTCCGGTATGGCGGAAGTGCTTGACGATCCATATTCCGTCTATATGGATGAGTCGGAGACGGCATCGTTCAATACGAATCTATCGTCTTCGTTCGAAGGAATCGGTGCGACACTTGAACAAAAAGGCGAGTCGATCGTCATCGTCTCACCGATTAAGGGATCACCCGCTGAAAAAGCCGGGATCAAACCGGGTGACGTCATCTTAGAAATCGACGGCAAGTCGACGAAAGGGCAAAAGACGGATCAGGCGGTCAAGAAAATCCGTGGTGAAAAAGGAACGAACGTCGTCCTGACGATTCAGCGCAGTGGACAAGACGCGATGGACATCACGATCAAACGGGATACGATTCCGATCGAAACGGTCTATACGTCGACCGAGGACGTCAACGGGAAGAAGATTGGTGTCTTGCAAGTGACGCAGTTCTCAGAACCGACGGCTAAAGAGTTCGAGAAGGGGCTCGCGAAACTCGAGAGTCAAAACATCGATGGACTCGTCATCGACGTTCGCGGAAATCCGGGCGGTCTCTTAACGGCTGTCTCAAGCATGATTGCACCGTTCATTCCGAAGGACGTTCCGATTTATCAAGTCGAGAACAATAAAGGGGAGCGGCAGCAGGAATTCGGGAAGGCAGACGAGAAGAAACCTTATAACATCGTCGTGCTCGAAGACGGCGGATCCGCGTCCGCCTCTGAGATTCTGGCAGCCGGTCTGAAAGAAGGAGCGGGAGCTGAAGTCGTCGGTACGAAATCGTTCGGTAAAGGAATCGTCCAAAGTGCGTACGATTTAAAGGACGGTAGTGATTTGAAGTTGACGACGAACAAATGGCTGACGCCGGACGGCAACTGGATCCACAAAAAGGGCGTCAAGCCAACAATCGAAGTCAAGCAACCAGCGTACTTCAACGTCACGAAGATCCTGACTGATCAGAAGTCACTTGCAGTCGGTGACTACGGTAAATCGGTCGAAAACGCACACCTCGTCCTTGAAGCAATCGGTTACGAGCCAAAAGGACAGGATGGATATTTCGGTGACACGATGAAGCAAGCCGTCGAAGCTTTGCAAAAGGATGCGAAACTCGACGTCACTGGAAAAATCGATCAGCAGACAGCGGGTGAGATGGAGACGCGTCTCCTGAAGAAACTCGAGGACGATAAGAATGACGTCCAGCGGAAAAAAGCACTCGAGGTCGCTGCTCAATAA
- a CDS encoding M23 family metallopeptidase: MKVRFYSAVLSLALIGTSVSVDATSKEDLLKEQQEVESRLKETERSQNQTSEKLILTKQERKEARAQLDEVNSRLDDLALKIADQQAAVAASKEQLRLTEEAISETLKELHQQEELLGSRLRAVQQKGDVKYIEVLLDAKDFGDLISRFSTVSEIIKQDDNVLQAYKANVKQLNEQRSEQALLLESMKQEQRKLLVLQTRIIAESDLKRKLVVQLNTKVKELQQEQFSKAEEAEILADQRRLIQNELIALQEAERKAKEEAKRKAEEAARAAEVKRQAEAAEAAREAAAQQEQKQGETSKAETPKTETSVPETETPSATPDTSVDVDVSRPFHLPVKGYVSSPFGPRNNPLTGKPELHTGIDLVNAKGTPIHAAAGGIVLRAGSATGYGNVVMVTHLIDRQVYTTVYAHLDSISVSAGQTVMPGQTVGTLGSTGWSTGPHLHFELHKGEWAVGQPNAVDPAPYIF; encoded by the coding sequence ATGAAAGTCCGATTCTATTCTGCCGTCCTGAGCTTAGCTTTGATTGGAACTAGTGTGTCCGTTGATGCCACGTCGAAAGAAGATTTGCTGAAGGAACAACAGGAGGTCGAAAGTCGTCTAAAAGAGACGGAACGATCACAGAATCAGACATCAGAGAAGTTAATCTTGACGAAACAGGAGCGCAAGGAAGCCCGTGCGCAACTGGATGAAGTCAACAGCCGTTTGGATGATTTAGCGCTTAAAATAGCCGATCAACAAGCGGCTGTTGCTGCATCTAAGGAACAATTGCGTCTGACGGAAGAAGCGATTTCCGAGACGTTGAAGGAACTGCATCAGCAAGAAGAGTTGCTCGGAAGCCGATTGCGTGCCGTTCAGCAAAAAGGAGATGTCAAATACATCGAGGTCTTGCTCGACGCGAAGGATTTCGGTGATTTGATTTCGCGTTTCAGTACGGTCAGTGAGATCATCAAGCAAGACGATAACGTCTTGCAAGCCTATAAGGCGAACGTCAAGCAGCTGAACGAACAACGCTCGGAACAAGCGTTATTACTGGAGAGCATGAAACAGGAACAACGGAAGTTGCTCGTGCTTCAGACGCGGATCATCGCGGAGTCTGATTTGAAGCGAAAGCTCGTCGTCCAGTTGAACACGAAGGTCAAGGAACTACAACAAGAGCAGTTCTCGAAAGCCGAAGAGGCGGAAATCCTCGCGGATCAGCGTCGTCTGATCCAAAACGAACTAATTGCCCTACAAGAAGCGGAACGAAAAGCAAAAGAAGAGGCGAAACGCAAAGCCGAAGAAGCGGCACGAGCAGCAGAAGTCAAACGTCAAGCGGAAGCCGCAGAAGCTGCACGAGAGGCAGCGGCGCAACAGGAACAGAAACAAGGAGAGACATCGAAAGCAGAGACACCTAAAACAGAAACGTCGGTTCCAGAGACCGAGACGCCAAGTGCAACACCGGATACGAGTGTTGATGTCGACGTCAGTCGACCATTCCACTTACCGGTCAAAGGTTATGTGTCGTCACCATTTGGTCCGCGGAACAATCCGTTGACAGGGAAACCGGAGTTGCATACGGGCATCGATCTCGTCAATGCGAAAGGGACTCCGATTCATGCGGCAGCCGGTGGGATCGTCCTCCGTGCCGGTAGTGCGACCGGTTACGGAAATGTCGTCATGGTGACGCATTTGATCGACAGACAGGTCTATACGACCGTCTATGCGCATCTAGACTCGATCAGTGTGTCGGCGGGACAAACGGTCATGCCCGGTCAGACGGTCGGGACGCTTGGCTCAACCGGCTGGTCAACAGGACCGCATCTGCATTTCGAATTGCATAAGGGAGAGTGGGCGGTCGGACAACCGAATGCAGTGGACCCGGCACCGTACATCTTTTGA
- the ftsX gene encoding permease-like cell division protein FtsX, whose amino-acid sequence MKFNGFRHLREGAKGLVRNGWMTFASVSAVTVTLLLVGIFAMLMFNVNKISDNVEKDVEIQVFVEREADQSKIDAVGDSLKQMPGVNSVRYSSKEEELDRFKEQLGEGSQAYQSVEKDNPLHDRYIVKATSPKETETLANSIKKMENVDSVEYGKDYVKKMFNFLEGVRIGGIILIVGLTFMAMFLISNTIKVTIFSRRREIEIMRLVGAKNGFIRAPFFVEGLLMGILGAIIPIVVVYFGYEVSYNAIQPQLATVNAGIFSLIPPGELSAQVVLILLGLGAFIGVWGSTTSLGRFLKI is encoded by the coding sequence ATGAAGTTTAATGGATTCCGTCATTTACGGGAAGGGGCAAAAGGTCTCGTCCGGAACGGCTGGATGACATTCGCTTCTGTCAGTGCTGTTACCGTCACTTTACTTCTCGTAGGAATATTCGCAATGCTCATGTTCAACGTCAACAAGATTTCCGATAACGTCGAAAAAGACGTTGAAATCCAAGTGTTCGTCGAACGAGAAGCAGACCAGTCGAAGATTGATGCAGTAGGTGATTCCCTCAAGCAGATGCCGGGTGTCAACTCTGTTCGTTATAGTTCGAAAGAAGAAGAACTGGACCGCTTCAAGGAGCAACTTGGCGAAGGCTCACAAGCCTATCAGTCGGTTGAAAAGGATAATCCACTTCACGACCGATATATCGTCAAAGCTACCTCACCAAAAGAGACAGAAACACTTGCAAATTCCATCAAAAAAATGGAAAATGTAGATAGTGTCGAATATGGTAAGGACTATGTTAAAAAGATGTTTAACTTCCTTGAAGGAGTTCGGATCGGTGGAATCATCCTGATCGTCGGATTGACATTCATGGCAATGTTCCTCATTTCGAACACGATCAAAGTCACGATCTTCTCCCGTCGTCGGGAAATCGAGATCATGCGCCTCGTCGGAGCGAAAAACGGATTCATCCGTGCACCGTTCTTCGTCGAAGGATTATTGATGGGTATATTAGGTGCCATCATCCCGATCGTCGTCGTCTACTTCGGTTACGAAGTTTCATACAACGCGATCCAACCCCAACTTGCTACCGTGAATGCGGGAATCTTCTCGCTGATTCCACCAGGTGAATTGTCGGCACAAGTCGTCTTGATCCTGCTCGGACTCGGTGCATTCATCGGTGTATGGGGATCAACGACATCACTCGGTCGTTTCTTGAAGATTTAA
- the ftsE gene encoding cell division ATP-binding protein FtsE produces MIKMQRISKIYPNGVTALREVDLTINQGEFVYIVGPSGAGKSTFMKMMYREEKPTSGSFLFKGIEVGKLKNRQIPELRRQIGVIFQDFKLLPSLTVYENVAFALEVVGEDKSQIRKKVLEVLDLVKLKHKERNYPDELSGGEQQRISIARAIVNRPSLVIADEPTGNLDPDTAWEIMEVFEEIYRRGTTVVMATHNRDIVNKMRHRVLAIDGGKIVRDEEKGMYGYEV; encoded by the coding sequence GTGATCAAGATGCAACGAATCAGTAAGATTTATCCGAACGGCGTCACGGCACTCCGTGAGGTCGATTTGACGATCAATCAAGGCGAATTCGTCTATATCGTCGGTCCGTCGGGTGCGGGTAAATCAACATTCATGAAAATGATGTACCGCGAAGAGAAACCAACGAGCGGTTCATTTTTATTTAAAGGAATCGAAGTCGGTAAGCTGAAGAACCGTCAAATCCCCGAACTTCGTCGCCAAATCGGCGTCATCTTCCAAGATTTCAAACTACTCCCGTCATTGACGGTTTATGAAAATGTCGCCTTCGCGCTAGAAGTCGTAGGAGAAGACAAATCGCAAATCCGGAAGAAAGTTCTCGAGGTCCTCGATCTCGTGAAGCTCAAGCATAAAGAGCGTAACTATCCGGATGAATTATCTGGGGGCGAACAACAACGGATCTCGATCGCGAGAGCCATCGTCAATCGTCCGTCACTCGTCATCGCCGATGAGCCGACTGGGAACCTGGACCCGGATACAGCATGGGAGATCATGGAAGTATTCGAAGAAATCTATCGCCGTGGGACAACGGTCGTAATGGCGACACACAACCGAGACATCGTTAACAAGATGCGTCATCGTGTCTTAGCGATCGACGGAGGAAAAATCGTCCGAGACGAAGAGAAAGGAATGTACGGCTATGAAGTTTAA
- the cccB gene encoding cytochrome c551 — MKLKNLLLALGLGTTLALAACGGSDDSSSSDSSSTKEESTMNDDSSKTETAVDAEKIFANNCASCHGNNLEGNVGPNLTKVGSKYSSEEIQKIIKNGKGQMPAGILKEDEEIVAVADWLADKK; from the coding sequence ATGAAGCTGAAAAACTTGTTACTCGCGTTAGGGTTAGGGACAACACTCGCGCTTGCAGCATGTGGCGGTAGTGACGACTCAAGCTCTAGCGATTCGTCAAGTACCAAAGAAGAGTCGACGATGAACGATGATTCGTCGAAGACGGAAACAGCTGTTGATGCGGAAAAAATCTTCGCGAACAACTGTGCATCGTGTCACGGGAACAATCTTGAAGGGAATGTCGGACCGAACCTGACGAAGGTCGGCTCGAAATATTCTTCAGAAGAGATTCAAAAAATCATTAAGAACGGTAAAGGGCAAATGCCTGCTGGAATCCTCAAAGAGGATGAAGAAATCGTTGCCGTTGCTGACTGGCTCGCAGATAAAAAGTAA